The following are encoded together in the Planococcus antarcticus DSM 14505 genome:
- a CDS encoding stalk domain-containing protein, with amino-acid sequence MATSPSVQVYTDGNLVEYDVLPIIQNGRTMVPIRHTISALGVSIVWDNKSKKVTTKSGSNVIILSVGKNTASVNGKTVKLDTSPIIVKGRTLIPLRFISENYGFKVEWDNQAKIISITSPKIEQVSNEVSTVEVPVLMYHILIPGKNDSVSIDPVRFKEQMLALRSAGYTSITENDLLSHLEQGTVLPEKPVLITFDDGYISNYTEAFPVLKELDMKASIYVIASRIFENDGFTAGEYEKISWQQAREMAGTISIQSHTWDSHSKRPDYQGRSRGLIASPIDIDTKLETQKEFEDRVYTDLAASKKAIEKNVGTKVTALSYPYGDYTADTIRLAKKAGYKMAFTVRSGVNFSNSAPFELTRTTANGSYSGNQLIKLIESHK; translated from the coding sequence GTGGCTACAAGTCCCTCTGTTCAGGTGTATACCGATGGCAATTTAGTGGAATATGATGTTCTGCCTATTATTCAAAATGGACGAACAATGGTGCCAATCCGACATACGATTTCCGCATTAGGCGTTTCAATTGTATGGGACAACAAGTCGAAAAAAGTCACGACGAAATCAGGTTCCAATGTCATTATTCTGTCGGTCGGAAAAAATACAGCTTCAGTTAATGGCAAAACTGTAAAACTAGATACGTCACCAATTATCGTTAAAGGCAGAACACTTATTCCACTGCGATTCATTTCGGAGAATTATGGCTTTAAAGTCGAGTGGGACAACCAAGCCAAAATCATTTCCATTACTTCCCCTAAAATCGAACAAGTGAGCAATGAAGTATCAACTGTGGAAGTTCCCGTCTTGATGTATCATATCCTGATCCCAGGAAAAAACGATTCCGTCAGCATTGATCCAGTGCGTTTCAAAGAACAGATGCTGGCATTAAGATCAGCTGGGTATACAAGTATTACTGAAAATGATTTATTGAGTCATCTTGAGCAGGGTACCGTTCTCCCGGAAAAACCGGTACTCATCACTTTTGATGATGGCTATATCAGCAATTACACCGAAGCCTTTCCGGTACTGAAAGAGCTGGACATGAAAGCGAGCATTTACGTTATCGCCAGCCGGATATTTGAAAATGACGGATTCACAGCAGGAGAATACGAAAAGATTTCCTGGCAGCAAGCACGTGAAATGGCGGGAACGATAAGCATTCAAAGCCATACTTGGGATTCTCATTCGAAGCGTCCGGACTATCAGGGACGCAGTAGAGGATTGATTGCTAGCCCCATAGATATTGACACAAAATTAGAAACGCAGAAAGAGTTTGAAGATCGTGTCTATACGGATTTAGCAGCATCAAAAAAAGCCATTGAAAAGAATGTTGGCACCAAAGTCACAGCTCTTAGCTATCCATATGGAGATTACACAGCTGACACGATCCGCTTAGCGAAAAAAGCAGGCTATAAAATGGCATTTACTGTTCGCAGTGGTGTGAATTTTTCAAACTCAGCTCCTTTTGAGTTGACGCGCACCACCGCCAATGGGTCATACTCCGGCAACCAATTGATTAAATTAATCGAATCGCATAAATAA
- a CDS encoding N(5)-(carboxyethyl)ornithine synthase: MFTIGFVISHKNNEKRRALLPKDMPNIKNIEQLYFEVGYGEALGFSDAEYEVSGAQFVSREEVLQCDAIVDVKLGNADYFDQLTPGKLLIGWAHAVQDIEFTDSVLAGDHTVVAWEEMFEDGRYIFYRNREVAGEAAIIQAYQYCGKMPYETKVAVLGNGHTTKGVLRILHGLGADVDVYGRKLESLFMKNMGNYDVLVNCVMWDTTRTDRIIYKEDLKRLKKGAMIVDVSCDPNMEIETSRPSTIDDPVYTVDGIIHYTVDNTPAMFPHTVTKVLSEGFSPMVDNFVEGNWTDMIRHSTVIENGRIIDHHIKEFREARNLLVK, encoded by the coding sequence ATTTTCACAATAGGATTTGTCATCAGCCATAAAAACAATGAAAAAAGAAGAGCGCTTTTGCCGAAGGACATGCCGAACATCAAGAACATCGAGCAGTTGTACTTTGAAGTCGGCTACGGCGAAGCGCTTGGTTTTTCGGATGCCGAATATGAGGTTTCCGGTGCTCAATTTGTTTCGCGCGAAGAGGTACTGCAATGTGATGCGATTGTCGATGTGAAACTGGGTAATGCGGATTACTTTGATCAATTGACGCCTGGGAAATTATTGATTGGTTGGGCTCACGCGGTTCAAGATATCGAATTTACCGACTCAGTACTTGCTGGAGACCACACAGTGGTTGCCTGGGAAGAAATGTTCGAAGACGGCCGTTACATCTTCTACCGCAACCGGGAAGTTGCCGGGGAAGCTGCGATCATCCAAGCTTATCAGTATTGCGGCAAAATGCCATACGAAACAAAAGTGGCAGTTCTTGGCAATGGCCACACGACCAAAGGGGTGCTCCGCATCCTTCACGGTTTAGGCGCTGATGTTGACGTTTACGGCCGCAAGCTGGAATCTTTGTTCATGAAAAACATGGGCAATTACGATGTTTTGGTCAACTGTGTAATGTGGGACACTACCCGCACAGACCGCATCATCTACAAAGAAGATTTGAAACGTTTAAAAAAAGGCGCGATGATCGTCGACGTCAGCTGTGATCCAAACATGGAGATCGAGACGTCCCGTCCATCGACCATCGATGATCCCGTCTATACAGTGGATGGCATCATCCATTACACGGTCGACAACACACCGGCCATGTTCCCTCACACCGTCACGAAAGTACTGAGCGAAGGATTTTCGCCGATGGTTGATAACTTTGTCGAAGGCAATTGGACAGACATGATCCGCCATTCCACGGTCATTGAAAACGGCCGTATCATCGATCACCATATTAAAGAGTTTAGAGAAGCCAGAAACTTGTTGGTTAAGTAA
- a CDS encoding LTA synthase family protein, producing MDKKSRFKKIVVGLLTLFFMIGLPLVTLYVSEQLVREVLTLPLREWVTEFPERFTVNALLLIAVFNLLYILPRKWFMFTSLLVSGILIVFAYANKVKMELRSSPISVGDFALLKELGGLEQPIVINTALLVGIGLGFIVLTVVIFIGIPKLKENWIAKISVFLISGLFLGMLWTDKPVSPMDEAQFENTWWKLELALIRNGVFGNFVMLAKQSNIEPPEGFSAKTMKTIAGEYQPTEDTDEEKPNVIFLMSESFIDPYSFGEQHFAKDPIPNFRRLFGESLHGGMYSSEFGGGTANVEFEALTGFSMQFMPANFVPYQLYVTQPLPSAAYAFREADYDTTAIHSYYGWFYQRESVYRQLGFNRFISGEFMDLDYSNDAGKGFPKDKHITDSVIATLDKTDGLDFIHAVSAEGHMPYHQTKQSEFLNTGTLPDDTRQYLNNFTEKMHSVDAELGRMVELIEARDEPTILVFFGDHYPSFPDNDAVYGASGTQVANDLLGDYDDFVATHKMPYFIWKSDDNQPAELDLTPNQLGAVALDMAGVQGNAVTAILDDMREQGDAVIPYNQWRAQMGEQTQEMKDLQMVQYDLLHGKRYSEYLMPDLVRTPSADYHLGLYAEMAAQKVIETSESYDLYVEGAPKFSEVLVDGETTTAEWQTTKQGLAVFSIPKQQVEKDAEIQVVVYNSRGAVLKQTDVFSIEKTVEMSKQ from the coding sequence ATGGACAAAAAATCGAGATTTAAAAAAATAGTGGTCGGACTGCTGACCCTTTTCTTCATGATTGGCTTGCCGCTCGTGACGCTTTATGTCAGCGAACAGCTTGTCCGTGAAGTGCTGACCCTTCCACTGAGGGAATGGGTGACAGAATTTCCGGAACGCTTTACGGTCAATGCACTGCTGCTGATTGCAGTATTCAATCTGCTCTACATCCTGCCAAGAAAATGGTTTATGTTTACTAGTTTGCTAGTGAGCGGTATATTGATCGTCTTCGCTTATGCCAATAAGGTTAAAATGGAACTGCGCAGTTCTCCGATTTCAGTAGGGGATTTTGCCTTGCTGAAGGAACTGGGCGGGCTGGAGCAGCCGATTGTCATAAATACCGCATTGCTGGTTGGCATCGGTTTGGGTTTTATTGTGCTGACAGTTGTCATTTTCATCGGTATACCGAAGCTGAAGGAAAACTGGATCGCTAAAATCAGTGTTTTCCTCATTTCTGGATTGTTCTTGGGAATGCTGTGGACGGATAAGCCTGTTTCTCCAATGGATGAAGCGCAATTTGAAAACACATGGTGGAAGTTGGAGCTGGCGCTGATACGCAATGGCGTCTTTGGAAATTTCGTTATGCTTGCCAAGCAATCCAATATCGAACCGCCCGAAGGGTTTTCAGCCAAGACTATGAAGACTATTGCAGGAGAATACCAGCCGACTGAGGATACGGATGAAGAAAAGCCAAATGTTATATTTCTGATGAGCGAATCGTTCATCGATCCTTATTCATTCGGCGAGCAGCATTTTGCCAAAGATCCAATCCCCAATTTCCGGCGGTTGTTCGGAGAATCACTGCACGGGGGAATGTATTCATCAGAATTTGGTGGAGGCACGGCCAATGTGGAATTTGAAGCCTTGACCGGTTTCAGCATGCAGTTTATGCCGGCTAATTTTGTGCCGTATCAATTGTATGTCACTCAGCCTTTGCCGTCGGCGGCTTATGCTTTCAGAGAAGCGGATTACGACACCACGGCAATTCACTCCTATTACGGTTGGTTTTACCAGCGCGAATCGGTTTATCGCCAATTAGGATTTAACCGCTTTATCTCTGGAGAGTTTATGGATTTGGATTATTCCAATGATGCTGGAAAAGGTTTTCCAAAAGATAAACATATAACCGATTCTGTCATTGCCACTTTGGATAAAACAGATGGGCTAGATTTTATTCACGCAGTATCGGCTGAAGGACATATGCCGTACCACCAGACCAAGCAATCAGAGTTCCTGAATACAGGCACGCTGCCCGATGATACCCGGCAGTATTTGAATAACTTCACAGAAAAAATGCATAGCGTCGATGCAGAGCTCGGCCGGATGGTGGAGCTAATTGAAGCGCGTGACGAACCCACAATTCTGGTGTTTTTCGGTGACCATTATCCGTCCTTCCCAGACAACGATGCGGTGTATGGTGCTAGCGGAACTCAAGTGGCCAACGACCTGCTGGGAGATTACGATGATTTTGTCGCTACTCATAAAATGCCTTACTTCATCTGGAAATCTGATGACAATCAACCCGCTGAGCTGGATTTGACCCCCAATCAGTTAGGGGCAGTGGCGCTTGATATGGCAGGAGTCCAGGGCAATGCAGTAACGGCCATTCTCGATGACATGCGGGAGCAGGGGGATGCGGTGATTCCGTATAATCAGTGGCGAGCGCAAATGGGCGAGCAGACACAAGAAATGAAAGACCTGCAAATGGTCCAATACGATTTGCTCCACGGGAAACGCTATTCGGAATACTTGATGCCAGACCTTGTCAGAACGCCTTCTGCGGATTATCACTTGGGTCTTTATGCTGAAATGGCTGCGCAGAAAGTGATAGAAACGTCGGAGTCGTATGATCTCTATGTCGAAGGCGCACCTAAATTTTCAGAGGTTCTCGTAGATGGCGAAACGACAACTGCGGAATGGCAGACTACCAAGCAAGGTTTGGCGGTGTTTAGCATTCCAAAACAGCAAGTAGAGAAAGACGCTGAGATTCAAGTGGTCGTCTATAATTCAAGAGGAGCTGTTTTGAAGCAAACCGATGTATTTTCAATAGAAAAAACTGTGGAAATGAGCAAACAATAA
- the galU gene encoding UTP--glucose-1-phosphate uridylyltransferase GalU, giving the protein MQVKKAIIPAAGLGTRFLPATKAMPKEMLPIVDKPTIQYIVEEAIASGIEDIIIVTGKGKRAIEDHFDHAFELEDTLLKKGKIDMLDSVLETSNVEIHYIRQKEPLGLGHAIWSARRFIGNEPFAVLLGDDIVENEEPCLAQLMKQNELTGKSVIGVQQVPEDETHRYGIIDPVSIDDKLIKVKKFVEKPEAGTAPSNYAIMGRYILTPEIFEFLGQHQLGAGGEIQLTDAIQMLNEVQSVYAYEFEGHRFDVGEKFGFIETTIEFALKRPELRDRLLKLFEEKLKESYIKEK; this is encoded by the coding sequence ATGCAAGTCAAAAAAGCGATAATCCCGGCTGCAGGTCTTGGAACGCGATTCCTGCCAGCTACCAAAGCGATGCCAAAAGAAATGCTGCCCATCGTTGATAAGCCGACGATTCAATACATAGTCGAGGAGGCAATCGCTTCTGGCATTGAAGACATCATCATCGTAACTGGTAAAGGCAAACGTGCCATTGAAGATCATTTTGATCACGCTTTTGAGTTGGAAGATACTTTACTGAAAAAAGGGAAAATCGATATGTTGGATTCAGTCCTAGAAACATCCAATGTGGAAATTCATTATATCCGACAAAAAGAACCGCTTGGTCTTGGCCATGCGATTTGGTCAGCACGTCGTTTTATCGGCAACGAACCGTTTGCCGTGCTGCTTGGCGATGACATTGTGGAAAATGAAGAGCCTTGTTTGGCACAGCTAATGAAGCAAAACGAGTTGACCGGTAAAAGTGTCATCGGCGTCCAGCAAGTACCGGAAGATGAAACCCATCGCTATGGCATCATTGACCCAGTTTCCATTGATGATAAATTGATTAAAGTCAAAAAGTTTGTCGAGAAGCCTGAAGCAGGAACAGCTCCATCCAATTATGCCATTATGGGACGTTATATCCTGACACCAGAAATTTTCGAGTTTTTAGGCCAGCATCAACTTGGTGCAGGCGGCGAAATTCAATTGACGGATGCTATCCAAATGCTGAACGAAGTTCAATCTGTCTACGCCTATGAATTCGAAGGGCATCGCTTTGATGTTGGAGAGAAATTCGGATTTATCGAGACGACTATCGAGTTTGCTTTGAAACGCCCTGAGTTGAGAGATCGGCTGCTGAAGCTTTTTGAGGAAAAGTTGAAAGAGTCATATATCAAGGAAAAGTGA
- a CDS encoding VOC family protein yields MTEESKGQPGSIFSADLTVHHAKGVRDFYKEEIGWQHSDFQMGEYADYMMNTPDGKPVAGICHQVGVNAGLPQLWIVYFAVADLKQSLEMCRNHGGIVHRQPEGAITSGSYAIIEYPAGAFCGISQI; encoded by the coding sequence ATGACCGAAGAAAGCAAGGGACAGCCTGGCTCCATCTTTTCGGCAGATTTGACCGTTCATCATGCAAAAGGAGTTCGCGATTTTTATAAGGAAGAGATCGGCTGGCAGCATAGTGATTTCCAGATGGGGGAATATGCTGATTACATGATGAATACGCCTGACGGCAAACCGGTGGCCGGCATTTGCCATCAGGTGGGCGTCAATGCAGGATTGCCTCAGCTGTGGATTGTCTATTTTGCTGTTGCGGACCTGAAGCAAAGCCTCGAAATGTGCCGAAATCACGGTGGCATCGTTCATCGCCAACCGGAAGGCGCCATTACTTCTGGAAGCTACGCCATTATTGAATACCCCGCCGGTGCTTTTTGTGGGATAAGTCAGATTTGA
- a CDS encoding SGNH/GDSL hydrolase family protein has protein sequence MMLKTLIFILAFVLIFIIIIGEKNFEKIEITEKTALLPETEEQQAEPVTFSEKLAAGDQVTIVFLGDYVTSADSLPDGNPNHVALLANWFDDKYPDQVKVVNAGMNANTVSHMKDRVASDVLNQAPDLVVISAGLNDALGNWKIPVEEYKKNYQLIVDEITISGDTEVLIRTPNPTTSIKENIKMLSYMRASRELAAEKSVHFFDFYQVMSDEVHAKEFSQSSVMQNALYPNTKGQAYLFDKFKVYFTMELIDQ, from the coding sequence ATGATGCTTAAAACTTTGATTTTCATACTAGCTTTTGTACTCATTTTCATTATTATTATCGGCGAAAAAAACTTTGAAAAAATTGAAATAACAGAAAAAACTGCGCTGTTGCCCGAGACGGAAGAACAGCAGGCCGAACCCGTGACGTTTTCTGAAAAGTTGGCGGCCGGAGATCAGGTTACCATCGTTTTTCTTGGCGATTATGTAACGTCTGCTGATTCTCTACCAGACGGCAATCCAAATCATGTAGCGCTACTGGCCAACTGGTTTGACGACAAATACCCCGACCAAGTCAAGGTTGTTAACGCAGGCATGAATGCCAATACCGTTTCTCACATGAAGGACCGGGTGGCTAGTGATGTCCTGAACCAAGCTCCTGATTTGGTGGTGATTTCTGCTGGGTTGAATGACGCACTCGGCAACTGGAAAATTCCAGTTGAGGAATATAAAAAAAATTACCAATTGATAGTAGATGAAATTACCATTTCCGGCGATACCGAAGTGCTGATCCGGACGCCGAACCCGACAACTTCGATCAAAGAAAACATAAAAATGCTGTCCTACATGCGGGCAAGCCGCGAGCTAGCAGCAGAAAAAAGCGTTCACTTTTTTGATTTCTATCAGGTCATGTCCGATGAAGTGCATGCCAAAGAATTTTCCCAAAGTAGCGTGATGCAGAATGCACTGTATCCGAACACCAAAGGACAGGCTTACCTGTTCGATAAATTCAAGGTGTATTTTACAATGGAGCTGATTGATCAATAA
- a CDS encoding helix-turn-helix domain-containing protein: protein MKQIGEKLKDLREQNQLSVDDLALALGFAKTVIWGYESGKKQVSVSHLELLADYYKVSIDFLLGRDQASSKLDIAQMADLNSVILVVDDQPVNDEELAEVTSYLQVKRRLKEEGQQIQNRTAN, encoded by the coding sequence GTGAAGCAAATAGGAGAAAAACTAAAAGATTTGAGAGAGCAGAACCAGTTGAGTGTGGACGATTTGGCATTGGCATTGGGGTTTGCAAAAACGGTGATTTGGGGCTATGAAAGCGGCAAAAAGCAAGTGAGCGTGTCACATCTGGAATTACTGGCCGATTATTATAAAGTATCTATAGACTTTTTGCTAGGCCGAGATCAAGCTTCCAGCAAACTGGATATTGCGCAAATGGCTGATTTGAACTCTGTAATACTTGTGGTGGATGACCAGCCTGTAAACGATGAAGAACTCGCAGAAGTGACATCTTATTTACAGGTCAAGCGTCGGCTCAAAGAGGAAGGTCAACAGATTCAGAATCGAACTGCAAATTAA
- a CDS encoding bifunctional diguanylate cyclase/phosphodiesterase produces the protein MGLGIWSVHFIGMLASHLSMEVTYNTPLVVASIFPAVLASGIAFAITGRPQVGKTQVLAGAVLITTGIVAMHYTGMAAMQMQATIQYDPLLWTLSVVVALAASLLAMFLLHYSRSRLGFFWLKGASAALMALGVSGMHYIGMAAASFELPNHHTAVTNSIDNSYIAYNVGIGMALILMIAILSIRSETKVKSLSDEYDRQFLSVIESATDGIVVTDAKGFVMQWNYGAECLFGYSKDEITHQDVQLIFSKAYQELNLSTTTTDVSGKTIEVMGLKKDGRQFPVELSTGYWDTAKGGYYSLIIRDITDRRATEEKISNLVYLDSLTGLPNRRLFNDRLESTIGQALENGLVLTVLYLDLDQFKLVNDTYGHTTGDQLLMEVADRIKSCITKTDTLARLGGDEFILLLPSADYTKAGAIAQKIIEVLNDPFLLNNESVFTTPSIGVSLYPADGKDSEMLVKNADIAMYRVKEEGKNHFQFFTSEMNELVSRKSTIAMSIRKGLKLGEFTVHYQPQIDIETENIIGVEALVRWHHPKLGSISPAEFIPIAEENGMIIHIGEFVLRTACQQNKDWQDSGMAPFRVAVNISAKQFSQGNIATVVTSALEDAGLAPHFLELELTESIIQGATSAISKMQELKTMGIHLSIDDFGTGYSSLSYLKLFPVDTLKIDQHFTRNIHNDPKDAALVATIIQMAHNLELNVIAEGVETLEQLAFLKNKRCNQAQGYYFQKPLLPEKIEELYMNT, from the coding sequence ATGGGACTTGGCATCTGGTCGGTGCATTTTATCGGCATGCTTGCTTCCCATTTGTCCATGGAAGTGACGTACAATACACCATTAGTCGTCGCCTCAATCTTCCCTGCAGTGCTCGCGAGCGGGATAGCCTTTGCCATAACCGGTAGGCCACAAGTCGGTAAAACCCAGGTTTTAGCTGGTGCGGTTCTAATTACTACAGGCATTGTCGCAATGCACTATACCGGTATGGCCGCAATGCAGATGCAGGCGACCATACAATACGATCCGCTGCTATGGACTTTATCTGTCGTGGTCGCTTTGGCCGCTTCTCTGCTGGCAATGTTCCTGCTGCACTATTCGCGGAGCCGCTTAGGTTTTTTCTGGTTGAAAGGGGCCAGTGCCGCATTGATGGCGCTCGGCGTTTCGGGTATGCATTATATCGGCATGGCAGCTGCTTCATTTGAATTACCCAATCATCACACAGCCGTAACCAATTCCATAGACAATAGCTATATCGCTTATAATGTCGGCATTGGCATGGCGCTGATTTTGATGATTGCCATCTTGAGCATCCGCAGTGAGACCAAAGTGAAATCCTTGTCCGATGAATACGATCGCCAATTCCTGTCTGTCATCGAATCCGCTACTGATGGCATCGTGGTCACGGACGCGAAAGGATTCGTCATGCAGTGGAATTATGGTGCTGAATGTCTTTTCGGCTATAGCAAAGATGAAATCACTCATCAGGATGTCCAGTTGATCTTTTCTAAAGCTTATCAAGAGCTGAACCTGTCGACTACCACTACTGATGTCAGCGGAAAGACCATTGAAGTCATGGGATTAAAAAAAGATGGTCGTCAATTTCCAGTTGAATTATCCACTGGATATTGGGACACGGCCAAAGGCGGCTATTACAGCCTGATCATTCGGGATATCACCGATCGTAGAGCAACCGAAGAGAAAATCAGCAATCTTGTTTACTTGGATTCGCTGACAGGACTGCCAAACCGCCGTTTGTTTAACGACCGGCTCGAATCCACTATTGGTCAAGCATTGGAAAACGGCTTGGTTTTGACGGTACTATACCTTGATCTCGACCAATTCAAGCTAGTCAATGACACATACGGCCATACTACCGGCGACCAGCTATTGATGGAAGTGGCTGACCGCATCAAATCTTGCATCACTAAAACCGATACGCTCGCGCGCCTTGGCGGCGATGAATTCATCCTACTGCTGCCGAGCGCCGATTACACAAAAGCGGGAGCAATAGCGCAAAAAATTATAGAAGTTCTGAACGACCCCTTCCTATTAAATAACGAATCAGTTTTCACCACACCTTCGATTGGTGTCAGCCTCTATCCGGCTGATGGTAAAGATTCTGAAATGCTGGTAAAAAATGCCGACATTGCGATGTACCGGGTAAAAGAGGAAGGAAAAAATCATTTCCAATTCTTTACTTCCGAAATGAACGAGTTGGTATCCCGAAAATCAACCATTGCCATGAGCATCCGCAAAGGACTGAAACTTGGTGAATTCACGGTTCATTACCAGCCGCAAATCGATATCGAAACTGAAAACATTATTGGTGTTGAAGCATTGGTTCGCTGGCACCATCCTAAATTAGGATCTATTTCACCAGCTGAGTTTATTCCAATTGCAGAAGAAAATGGCATGATTATCCACATCGGTGAATTTGTTCTCCGGACTGCCTGTCAGCAGAACAAAGATTGGCAGGATAGCGGAATGGCGCCATTCCGTGTGGCCGTCAATATTTCAGCAAAGCAATTTTCGCAGGGCAATATAGCAACGGTAGTAACTTCCGCATTAGAAGATGCCGGATTGGCACCTCATTTTCTCGAGCTGGAATTGACGGAAAGTATCATCCAAGGGGCCACTTCTGCCATTTCAAAAATGCAGGAACTAAAAACGATGGGCATTCATTTATCGATTGATGATTTCGGCACCGGTTATTCTTCACTGAGCTACTTAAAATTATTCCCTGTTGATACCTTAAAAATCGATCAACATTTCACACGTAACATCCACAACGATCCTAAGGATGCAGCGTTAGTGGCTACCATCATTCAGATGGCTCATAACCTAGAGTTGAACGTCATCGCGGAAGGCGTGGAAACGCTGGAACAATTGGCATTCCTGAAAAACAAGCGATGTAACCAAGCCCAAGGCTATTATTTCCAAAAACCTCTGCTTCCTGAGAAAATTGAAGAATTATATATGAACACTTAA
- a CDS encoding cation:proton antiporter: protein MSAALVTILLCIGYLVFTIDKKQENFPVPVVLLLLGIGLSFVPYFNDVEVTETLIYDVFLPGLLFVSAYQFSTAALRKNASVIGLLSTVGLVLTIALVGLVIYWVGGWFFSISLAGALVIAAILAPTDSASVVSILKKSAPDKSIADIVDGESMINDGTSIVLFTVLSGLYLETASIDVLPILGEFIYVSAGGVSVGLTVGWLLSKAVHITHHRDYQVMLSIVLAYGAFQLAESFGFSGVLATVSAGIMLSWEFSHANKEDHYRESLSGFWGIVEPSLLSLLFLLIGIEATEYLEWNNWILAILILFVSIAIRFLVVGSTFKLLAGRKHEEIWKKSLLISWSGIRGSMSVFLLLQLGVMAEGDAANELISLSFSVVILSLIIQSLGIHPLSKLLESK from the coding sequence ATGTCGGCAGCACTTGTGACGATTTTACTGTGCATCGGCTATTTGGTGTTTACAATTGACAAAAAACAAGAGAATTTCCCTGTGCCGGTCGTGCTGTTGCTGCTCGGCATCGGTTTGTCATTTGTCCCCTATTTCAATGATGTGGAAGTAACAGAAACGCTAATTTACGATGTATTTTTGCCAGGTTTGTTATTTGTTTCGGCCTATCAGTTTTCAACAGCGGCTCTTCGGAAGAATGCTAGTGTTATTGGATTACTTAGCACGGTGGGGCTCGTATTGACGATTGCGCTTGTCGGACTGGTTATTTATTGGGTCGGCGGCTGGTTCTTTTCCATCTCTTTGGCTGGGGCGTTAGTGATTGCTGCGATTCTGGCACCGACTGATTCAGCTTCGGTCGTATCAATTTTAAAAAAATCAGCACCTGATAAAAGCATAGCCGACATTGTTGATGGCGAATCCATGATCAATGACGGTACTAGCATTGTTTTGTTCACTGTCTTATCCGGCTTGTATCTTGAAACAGCATCGATTGATGTACTGCCCATTTTAGGGGAGTTCATTTATGTTTCTGCAGGCGGTGTAAGTGTTGGCCTAACAGTCGGTTGGTTATTGAGCAAAGCTGTACATATTACGCATCACCGGGATTACCAGGTCATGCTCAGCATCGTGTTGGCATATGGTGCATTCCAGTTGGCTGAAAGCTTTGGATTCTCCGGTGTTTTGGCGACGGTGTCAGCAGGCATCATGCTGTCATGGGAATTTTCCCATGCCAATAAAGAAGACCATTACCGGGAGTCATTGTCGGGGTTTTGGGGAATAGTTGAACCGTCGCTGCTGTCACTGCTATTTTTACTAATTGGCATTGAAGCGACAGAGTATCTGGAGTGGAACAATTGGATTTTAGCCATACTGATATTATTTGTCAGCATCGCTATCCGCTTCTTGGTTGTTGGGAGCACCTTCAAATTATTGGCTGGGAGAAAGCATGAAGAAATATGGAAAAAGTCACTGCTCATTTCCTGGTCAGGTATCCGTGGTTCGATGTCGGTGTTCCTATTGCTGCAGTTGGGAGTGATGGCGGAAGGAGACGCAGCAAACGAACTGATTTCTCTCAGCTTTTCCGTGGTGATCTTGTCGCTTATTATTCAGAGTCTTGGCATCCACCCACTTTCAAAACTATTGGAAAGTAAATAA